Proteins encoded together in one Coffea arabica cultivar ET-39 chromosome 2c, Coffea Arabica ET-39 HiFi, whole genome shotgun sequence window:
- the LOC113727822 gene encoding alkaline/neutral invertase A, mitochondrial, whose amino-acid sequence MKSINFMTMKPCCRVLISRKISPFLGIPLPKSHQFFAPNSSAFQFNHSLHTAPKTRIVNLQSILKENQQPFFAPSSTRGQSRIFSGSCLCGKLSHRGIYVIARVASVRNYSTSVETRVNDKNFERIYVQGGLNVKPLVVEKIDLDENIVSNEEPNVKVGEDSLDDKSSDGLSSVEAVKNVGREQSEVDKEAWRLLENAVVSYCGSPVGTLAANDPNDKLPLNYDQVFIRDFVPSALAFLLKGDSEIVRNFLLHTLQLQSWEKTVDCYSPGQGLMPASFKVRTVPLDENKFEEVLDPDFGESAIGRVAPVDSGLWWIILLRAYGKITGDYALQERVDVQTGIKLILNLCLSDGFDMFPSLLVTDGSCMIDRRMGIHGHPLEIQALFYSALRCSREMLRVDDGSKNLIRAINNRLSALSFHIREYYWVDMKKINEIYRYKTEEYSTEATNKFNIYPEQIPHWLMDWIPEKGGYLIGNLQPAHMDFRFFTLGNLWSIVSSLGTPKQNEAILNLIEAKWDDLVGLMPLKICYPALESEEWRIITGSDPKNTPWSYHNGGSWPTLLWQFTLACMKMGRMDLAKKAVDLAETRLPADRWPEYYDTRYGKFVGKQARLYQTWTIAGYLTSKMLLENPEMASLLFWEEDYDLLEICVCALSKSGRKKCSRGAAKSQILV is encoded by the exons ATGAAATCGATCAACTTTATGACGATGAAACCCTGTTGTAGAGTTCTAATCTCAAGAAAGATTTCGCCTTTTCTGGGCATTCCTTTGCCCAAATCTCACCAATTCTTTGCCCCAAATTCATCAGCTTTTCAATTCAACCACAGTCTTCATACAGCCCCTAAAACTCGAATCGTGAATCTTCAGAGCATTTTGAAAGAGAACCAGCAACCATTTTTTGCCCCAAGTTCCACCCGGGGTCAATCAAGGATATTCTCAGGTTCTTGCCTTTGTGGCAAATTATCACACAGGGGGATATATGTGATTGCCAGGGTTGCATCTGTTAGGAATTATTCAACTTCAGTTGAAACCCGCGTTAATGATAAGAATTTCGAGAGGATTTATGTTCAAGGTGGGCTAAATGTGAAGCCTTTGGTGGTGGAAAAgattgatttggatgaaaatattGTTAGCAATGAGGAGCCTAATGTCAAGGTTGGCGAGGATAGTTTAGATGATAAGAGTTCTGATGGTTTGAGTTCTGTTGAGGCGGTGAAAAATGTAGGCAGAGAGCAGTCTGAGGTGGACAAAGAGGCTTGGAGGTTGTTAGAGAATGCAGTGGTATCGTATTGTGGCAGCCCTGTTGGGACTCTGGCTGCCAATGATCCAAATGACAAGTTGCCACTCAATTATGATCAGGTGTTTATAAGGGATTTTGTTCCATCTGCCCTTGCATTTTTACTCAAGGGAGATTCGGAAATTGTCAGGAATTTTCTTCTCCATACTCTGCAATTGCAG AGTTGGGAGAAAACAGTCGACTGTTATAGTCCAGGGCAGGGGTTGATGCCAGCGAGTTTTAAAGTAAGAACTGTCCCTCTTGATGAGAACAAGTTTGAAGAAGTTTTAGACCCAGATTTTGGGGAGTCAGCTATTGGCCGTGTTGCTCCTGTTGACTCTG GATTGTGGTGGATTATTTTACTGAGGGCTTATGGAAAGATCACTGGTGACTATGCATTACAGGAAAGAGTGGATGTTCAGACAGGCATAAAACTGATTCTGAACTTGTGTTTGTCTGATGGGTTTGACATGTTTCCATCATTGCTAGTCACTGATGGCTCCTGTATGATTGATCGAAGGATGGGTATTCATGGCCATCCATTGGAAATTCAG GCCTTGTTTTACTCTGCTCTTCGTTGCTCTCGTGAGATGCTTCGGGTAGATGACGGATCAAAGAATCTAATAAGGGCCATTAATAATAGACTCAGTGCATTATCATTTCATATTAGAGAATATTATTGGGTTGATATGAAGAAGATAAACGAAATTTACAGATACAAGACTGAGGAATACTCTACAGAAGCCACAAATAAGTTTAATATCTATCCTGAACAAATACCTCATTGGTTAATGGATTGGATTCCTGAGAAAGGTGGTTATCTTATTGGTAATCTACAGCCAGCTCATATGGACTTCAGATTCTTTACACTTGGAAATCTCTGGTCCATTGTTTCGTCTTTGGGTACTCCGAAACAGAATGAGGCtattttgaatttgattgaaGCTAAGTGGGATGACCTTGTGGGTCTCATGCCTCTAAAGATATGTTACCCTGCTCTGGAGTCTGAAGAGTGGCGTATAATCACTGGTAGTGACCCAAAGAATAC ACCTTGGTCTTATCACAATGGTGGATCATGGCCTACGCTTCTGTGGCAG TTCACACTGGCGTGCATGAAGATGGGGAGGATGGATCTGGCCAAGAAGGCAGTTGATTTAGCAGAAACAAGGCTTCCGGCAGATCGCTGGCCTGAATACTACGATACTAGGTATGGGAAATTTGTTGGAAAGCAAGCCCGACTGTACCAGACATGGACAATAGCTGGATACTTAACATCTAAAATGCTTTTGGAAAATCCTGAGATGGCTTCTCTGTTATTCTGGGAAGAAGACTACGACCTTCTTGAAATTTGTGTTTGCGCTCTTAGCAAATCCGGGCGTAAGAAGTGCTCCCGAGGCGCTGCCAAGTCCCAGATTCTTGTGTAA
- the LOC113727821 gene encoding pentatricopeptide repeat-containing protein At3g62890-like: MNLTKLNAIKPTFQGQTSSNITLNTSILDALLRKCFNLSQFNQILSQMISTGFFRDTYAASRIVKFSTDSSFVHIDYSHRIFSHIENSNGFIWNTMIRAYIQRNKPKEAIFLYRLMLKNNLIVDNYTYPLMVQACAFRLVEFEGREFHDHVIKMGFDSDVYVQNTLVNMYAVCGNVRDARKLFDESPVTDLVSWNSILAGYVKIGNVEEAKMIYDQMPKRNTIASNSMIVLLGRCGRVSEALQLFREIDEKDLVSWTALISCYEQNGLYEEALKLFGEMCSNGPAPDEVVMVSVLSACSHLYVVKTGELAHGLVIRIGFESYVNLQNALIHMYSSCGDLVAAEKLFDTGRFLDQFSWNSMLSGYLRCGRVEKARALFEYMPEKDAVSWSAMISGYVQLGQFSKTLELFQEMLMKDVRPDETTLVSVISACTHVAALDQGKWLHAYIRKNGLDINIILGTTLIDMYMKCGCVENAVEVFTGMKDKGVSTWNALILGLAMNGQVERSLEIFEQMKISEVVPNEITFVAVLGACRHMGLVDLGRGYFESMTKIYNVEPNIKHYGCMVDLLGRAGLLKEAEKLIHSMPVVPDVATWGALLGACKKYGDNEMGERVGRKLIELQPDHDGFHVLLSNIYASKGDWNDVMEIRGTMMQQGVVKVPGCSMIEANGVVHEFLAGDESHPQMKEIEIMLDKMAKRLKILGYAPGVNEVFFDIDEEEKETTLFRHSEKLAIAFGLIAIRSPTPIRIMKNLRICSDCHEAAKLISTAFNREIAVRDRHRFHHFRDGSCSCMDYW; this comes from the coding sequence ATGAATTTGACAAAGCTAAATGCTATTAAACCAACTTTTCAGGGACAAACCTCTTCAAATATAACCTTAAATACATCGATCTTAGATGCCCTTTTGCGCAAATGTTTCAATCTAAGTCAATTCAACCAGATTCTTTCACAGATGATCTCAACTGGGTTTTTCAGAGATACATATGCAGCAAGCAGAATTGTCAAGTTTTCTACTGATTCTTCATTTGTTCATATCGATTATTCTCACAGAATCTTTAGTCACATAGAGAACTCAAATGGGTTCATTTGGAATACCATGATAAGAGCctacattcaaagaaataagCCCAAAGAGGCAATCTTTTTGTATAGATTAatgttgaaaaataatttgattgTAGATAATTATACTTATCCTTTAATGGTCCAAGCTTGTGCATTCAGGTTAGTAGAATTTGAGGGAAGAGAGTTTCATGATCATGTGATTAAAATGGGTTTTGATAGTGATGTTTATGTGCAGAATACTTTGGTTAATATGTATGCAGTGTGTGGGAACGTGAGGGATGCAAGGAAGTTGTTTGATGAAAGTCCTGTAACAGACTTGGTTTCGTGGAATTCGATCTTGGCTGGGTATGTTAAGATAGGGAATGTTGAGGAAGCTAAGATGATATATGATCAAATGCCTAAAAGGAATACAATTGCGTCTAATTCAATGATTGTGCTGTTGGGTAGGTGTGGTAGGGTGAGTGAGGCTCTTCAACTGTTTAGGGAAATTGATGAGAAAGATTTGGTCTCCTGGACAGCTTTGATATCATGTTATGAGCAAAATGGCCTGTATGAAGAGGCTCTGAAGTTGTTTGGCGAGATGTGTTCTAATGGGCCTGCTCCTGATGAAGTTGTGATGGTGAGTGTGCTCTCTGCTTGTTCACATCTGTATGTTGTTAAAACAGGGGAATTGGCACATGGTCTGGTTATAAGAATTGGTTTTGAATCTTATGTAAATCTCCAAAATGCTTTGATTCACATGTACTCTTCTTGTGGAGATCTAGTGGCCGCGGAAAAGTTGTTTGATACTGGTCGATTTCTGGATCAGTTTTCTTGGAACTCCATGCTTTCTGGCTATTTGAGATGCGGCAGAGTGGAAAAAGCTAGAGCTTTATTTGAGTATATGCCTGAAAAGGATGCTGTTTCATGGAGTGCAATGATCTCTGGGTATGTCCAGCTTGGTCAATTTTCAAAGACTTTAGAATTGTTTCAAGAGATGCTGATGAAGGATGTCAGGCCTGACGAAACAACTCTGGTTAGTGTGATTTCAGCTTGCACCCATGTGGCTGCCCTTGACCAAGGGAAATGGTTACATGCTTATATAAGAAAAAATGGACTAGATATAAATATCATTCTCGGCACCACCCTTATTGACATGTACATGAAATGTGGATGTGTGGAAAATGCAGTGGAAGTCTTTACCGGCATGAAAGATAAGGGGGTTTCCACTTGGAATGCTCTAATTCTTGGCTTAGCAATGAATGGTCAGGTGGAAAGATCCCTTGAGATCTTTGAACAGATGAAAATAAGTGAAGTAGTACCTAATGAGATAACATTTGTGGCAGTTCTTGGGGCTTGTCGACACATGGGCCTAGTAGATCTCGGGCGTGGTTACTTTGAGTCGATGACCAAGATATACAATGTTGAACCTAATATTAAACACTACGGCTGCATGGTTGATCTTCTTGGACGTGCGGGCCTTCTGAAAGAAGCTGAGAAGCTCATTCATAGTATGCCTGTGGTGCCAGATGTTGCAACTTGGGGTGCCTTGCTTGGAGCTTGTAAAAAATACGGAGACAATGAAATGGGAGAAAGGGTGGGGAGGAAGCTTATTGAGCTTCAGCCTGATCATGATGGCTTCCATGTATTATTGTCCAACATATATGCTTCGAAAGGTGATTGGAATGATGTCATGGAGATCAGAGGGACAATGATGCAGCAAGGTGTTGTTAAAGTGCCTGGTTGCAGTATGATTGAAGCCAATGGTGTTGTTCATGAATTCCTGGCGGGTGACGAATCACACCCTCAAATGAAAGAGATTGAGATAATGTTAGATAAAATGGCTAAGAGACTGAAAATATTAGGTTATGCACCTGGTGTCAATGAGGTTTTCTTTGACATTGATGAGGAGGAGAAGGAAACTACTTTGTTTAGACACAGTGAGAAGCTTGCTATTGCCTTTGGACTTATTGCAATTAGATCACCAACACCAATAAGGATAATGAAAAACTTGCGAATCTGTAGTGATTGTCATGAGGCTGCAAAGCTAATTTCTACAGCTTTTAATCGTGAAATTGCGGTGAGGGATCGACATCGTTTTCACCACTTCAGAGATGGTTCTTGTTCTTGCATGGACTATTGGTAG
- the LOC113727823 gene encoding putative pentatricopeptide repeat-containing protein At1g56570 yields MSARKRVSTIFNHQIPQTIRNSLHWLQTEATDLSQPFLPKPPSYLATNIIKSYFENGQIQEAQILFDEMPRKDVVAWTAMISGYNSCSFHKRAWSLFCALMRDCRGVVPNEYTFSSTLKACKGMKSQLCGSLVHGLAIKYAMPGCIYVDNVLLDLYATCCGNMDAASMLFGEIGAKNAVSWTTLIAGYTHQDDGYGALQVFRQMLLAGEELNPYCISIAARACTSIGSYMHSKQIHAIVVKNGFESNTPVMNAIMDMYCRCGSLGEADVCFHVMTEKDLITWNTLIAGYEKSYPNKSLKIYSRMELEGISPNCFTFTSILAAVANLAVLSFGEQVHGLIVKRGLEGNLELDNALIDMYAKCGNIMDSRKTFDRMPSKNLVSWTSMMIGYGSHGYGKEAVDLFDEMVKSGIMPDRIVFMAVVGACSHAGLVEEGLRYFTSMVHDYNIKPEQETYGCVVDLLGRAGRVEEAYELIKSMPFLPDETVWAVFLGACKMHKRPELGKLAVSRVLELRPGIAGTYITLSNLCAADGNWREFAAARKLMRRLGNKKETGRSWVELQNEIYCFVAGDKVGSHMEWVYRVLEKLLQHMKDAGYFPELDYFLHDLEDGT; encoded by the exons ATGAGTGCAAGAAAACGGGTGTCCACCATTTTCAACCATCAAATCCCTCAGACAATCAGGAACTCGCTTCATTGGCTACAAACCGAAGCAACCGATTTGAGCCAGCCATTTTTACCGAAACCCCCTTCATATCTGGCTACCAACATCATCAAATCGTACTTTGAAAATGGCCAAATACAAGAAGCACAGATattgttcgatgaaatgccgAGGAAAGATGTAGTTGCATGGACGGCCATGATTTCCGGTTATAATTCCTGTAGCTTTCACAAGCGTGCATGGAGTTTGTTTTGTGCCCTGATGAGGGACTGTAGAGGCGTGGTACCTAATGAGTATACGTTTTCTAGCACGCTGAAGGCTTGTAAAGGCATGAAATCGCAGTTGTGTGGCTCTTTGGTTCATGGTTTGGCCATCAAATATGCCATGCCTGGATGCATTTACGTGGATAATGTACTTCTGGACTTGTATGCAACTTGTTGTGGGAATATGGATGCGGCAAGCATGTTGTTTGGGGAAATTGGCGCAAAGAATGCTGTGTCATGGACAACATTGATTGCTGGATACACTCATCAGGATGATGGTTATGGTGCACTTCAAGTTTTTAGGCAAATGCTACTG GCAGGAGAGGAGCTGAATCCGTATTGCATTTCAATTGCAGCTAGGGCTTGTACCTCAATCGGCTCATATATGCACAGCAAGCAAATCCATGCGATAGTGGTCAAGAATGGGTTCGAATCCAATACACCTGTAATGAATGCCATCATGGACATGTACTGTAGATGTGGTAGTTTAGGCGAGGCAGATGTCTGTTTCCATGTAATGACTGAGAAAGATTTGATAACATGGAATACTTTAATTGCTGGATATGAGAAGTCTTATCCTAACAAGTCACTCAAAATATACTCCCGAATGGAATTAGAAGGTATTAGTCCCAACTGCTTCACATTTACCAGCATTTTGGCTGCTGTAGCTAATTTGGCAGTCTTGAGCTTTGGAGAACAGGTTCATGGATTAATTGTTAAAAGAGGCCTTGAAGGAAACTTAGAACTGGATAATGCTCTGATAGATATGTATGCAAAGTGTGGCAACATCATGGATTCTCGTAAAACTTTTGATCGGATGCCTTCTAaaaatcttgtttcttggaCCTCTATGATGATAGGATACGGCAGCCATGGTTATGGAAAGGAAGCTGTTGATTTGTTTGATGAGATGGTGAAGTCTGGGATTATGCCTGATCGGATTGTTTTTATGGCAGTTGTGGGTGCTTGTAGCCATGCTGGTCTAGTAGAAGAAGGTTTAAGGTACTTTACATCAATGGTTCATGACTACAATATCAAGCCAGAGCAGGAGACTTATGGTTGTGTGGTAGATTTGCTAGGACGTGCAGGGAGGGTTGAGGAGGCTTATGAGCTAATCAAAAGTATGCCTTTTCTGCCTGATGAAACTGTTTGGGCTGTATTTCTTGGAGCTTGTAAAATGCATAAACGTCCAGAATTGGGAAAATTAGCAGTAAGTAGAGTGTTGGAACTGCGGCCAGGTATTGCAGGGACTTACATCACGTTATCAAACCTCTGTGCTGCTGATGGAAACTGGAGAGAGTTTGCAGCAGCTAGGAAATTAATGAGAAGACTGGGGAACAAGAAAGAGACAGGGAGAAGCTGGGTTGAACTGCAGAATGAAATTTATTGTTTTGTTGCTGGAGATAAGGTGGGTTCTCATATGGAATGGGTTTACAGGGTTCTAGAAAAGCTGCTACAGCATATGAAGGATGCTGGATACTTTCCTGAATTAGATTATTTTCTACATGATTTAGAAGATGGGACGTGA
- the LOC113724645 gene encoding uncharacterized protein: MADDCRCTVYIGNLDERVKERVLYDILIQAGPVVNLNIPRHKETDKLRGFAFAEYVTEEAAEYAVKLFSGLVTLFNRTLKFSISGQYQDKPSIKSQPTLTSCPNLKSPRLSTVYYQEKYLGKSRLVNNKVMQLGLSPNPMMLPTSCRFQGHQVSYNRPNLCHTKNFKLSNGCRPLYNNFDCGGRVYKAALAKNISCSRLGRYGAENSSRYYAPY; this comes from the coding sequence ATGGCTGACGACTGTAGATGCACTGTTTACATAGGAAATCTAGACGAAAGGGTGAAGGAAAGGGTACTGTATGATATCCTCATTCAAGCAGGGCCAGTGGTGAACTTGAATATTCCTCGGCATAAAGAAACTGATAAGCTGAGAGGTTTTGCCTTTGCAGAATATGTAACAGAAGAAGCAGCTGAATATGCTGTTAAACTTTTTTCTGGCCTCGTAACTCTCTTCAACAGAAcattaaaattctcaatttctggGCAGTACCAAGACAAGCCCTCAATCAAATCACAGCCCACGTTAACTTCCTGTCCCAATCTCAAATCGCCGAGGCTTTCGACAGTTTATTACCAAGAAAAATACTTGGGTAAATCTCGTCTTGTAAATAATAAAGTCATGCAGCTAGGGCTTTCTCCAAACCCAATGATGTTACCGACATCATGCAGGTTTCAAGGGCACCAGGTAAGTTACAATAGACCCAATCTTTGTCACACCAAGAATTTTAAGCTCTCGAATGGATGCAGGCCACTTTACAATAATTTTGATTGTGGTGGAAGAGTTTACAAGGCGGCATTGGCAAAAAATATTTCTTGCTCTAGGTTAGGTCGGTATGGTGCGGAAAATTCTTCCAGGTATTATGCCCCTTATTGA
- the LOC113724644 gene encoding uncharacterized protein: MAGSRFNQSNRPIRSGFKTLQIAQVFLDIVYKLHGLPESIILDRNKIFISRFWQELFHMLGISLHYSSSYHSQSDGQNERVNQCLENYLRCMCSDYPTHWSSWLPTAKLWYNTNFHTSLKVTPFEALYGYKPNHIPLGPFHDSVIPAAASMLQDRLQIVAKVGAVAYKLLPPDKARIHPVFHVSLLKKRVGNTQAVEPTLPAIDSADQCLLEPEKILQRRATMRNSQPVIQYLVKWNHLSESESSWEDKSFIDKQFPNFQA; this comes from the exons atggccggttcgcggttcaaccaGTCGAACCGGCCGATTCGATCCGGTTTCAAAACATTGCAGATAGCTCAGGTTTTCCTTGACATTGTTTACAAGCTACATGGCTTGCCAGAGTCCATCATTTTGGATAGGAACAAGATCTTTATTAGCAGATTCTGGCAGGAGCTGTTCCACATGCTAGGGATTAGCTTACACTATAGTTCTTCTTATCATTCTCAATCCGATGGGCAAAATGAGAGGGTAAACCAATGCTTGGAGAACTACCTCAGGTGCATGTGCAGTGACTATCCTACTCACTGGAGTAGTTGGTTACCCACGGCAAAACTATGGTACAACACCAACTTCCATACCAGCTTGAAAGTTACTCCTTTTGAAGCACTGTACGGGTATAAACCAAACCACATTCCTCTTGGGCCATTTCATGATAGTGTTATACCTGCTGCAGCTAGCATGTTGCAGGATAGACTCCAA ATCGTGGCTAAGGTTGGGGCAGTCGCCTACAAGTTGTTACCACCTGACAAAGCTAGAATCCATCCCGTTTTCCATGTGTCTTTATTGAAGAAGAGAGTTGGGAACACCCAAGCTGTTGAGCCTACCTTACCAGCTATAGATTCAGCTGACCAATGCTTGCTGGAGCCTGAGAAAATCCTCCAGAGGAGAGCTACCATGAGGAACTCGCAGCCTGTGATCCAATATCTGGTGAAATGGAATCACCTGTCGGAATCGGAATCTTCTTGGGAGGATAAGTCTTTCATTGACAAGCAATTCCCAAACTTTCAAGCTTGA